A genomic window from Triticum urartu cultivar G1812 chromosome 7, Tu2.1, whole genome shotgun sequence includes:
- the LOC125522180 gene encoding uncharacterized protein LOC125522180, which produces MEAQPREIDAHPSPSSSASAAAASSSSSLTESAIVQIMANRTCSSSVSSLFALSRPQGWAELPDDLLRPVVALLRSFRDLLAFGTTCRHWCDLFSAHRSSVQPLLLHPNLRNDGGQSLSHNCWTLFHKCTWRLADPAATSSYRSFLSLSDLRSMTFLCCSYGQLIFYDNNGFHIVNPFSGTKVGPPFLQSVHFTCISYVTLTAPVASADSHLLVGAGAYLFLWRIGGDSWTKHSPKVGSFSTEQNVAFKGKTYALGSFEWFYIIHLSPSLIIQKFKVVFEEDITEDLYSTNEKSWLVVCGDVLLLIKLVEAGRRMRSEAFQFMAFKLESVDTMTKKARWVKVNELDNWDIFISVDERCEALPCMNPKGWGGRSNHIYFPSYQSEKPWAVVQLWQKCYYHSTQLFNTGRRYLKLESTWVFPARFLVPSCDDLTAVSAVGD; this is translated from the exons ATGGAGGCGCAGCCGCGGGAGATCGACGCGCATCCTTCTCCATCTTCCTCGGCGTCGGCGGCCGCTGCTTCCTCGTCCTCGTCGCTCAC GGAGAGCGCCATCGTGCAAATAATGGCCAACAGGACATGTTCTTCTTCTGTCTCCTCACTCTTTGCTTTATCTCGGCCGCAAGGATGGGCAGAGCTCCCGGACGACCTGCTCCGACCCGTTGTCGCTTTACTACGCTCGTTCCGCGACCTCCTCGCCTTCGGTACCACTTGTCGTCATTGGTGCGATCTCTTCTCAGCGCACAGGTCCTCTGTCCAGCCTCTGCTCCTCCACCCCAATCTCCGTAACGACGGTGGACAGTCTCTCTCGCATAACTGTTGGACCTTATTCCACAAATGCACATGGAGATTGGCTGATCCTGCTGCCACCTCATCCTATCGCAGTTTTCTTTCCTTGAGTGACCTCAGAAGCATGACCTTTCTGTGCTGCTCCTACGGTCAGCTCATCTTCTATGACAACAATGGGTTCCATATTGTTAATCCATTCAGTGGCACTAAGGTTGGTCCTCCTTTCCTCCAGTCAGTTCACTTCACTTGCATCAGCTATGTCACCTTAACTGCCCCTGTTGCATCCGCTGATTCGCATCTCCTTGTCGGTGCTGGAGCCTATCTGTTCCTGTGGCGCATCGGGGGCGACTCTTGGACAAAACACAGTCCTAAAGTTGGTAGTTTTTCGACTGAACAAAATGTGGCCTTCAAAGGCAAGACATATGCCCTAGGGTCTTtcgagtggttctacatcattcACTTGTCACCTAGTCTCATTATTCAGAAGTTTAAAGTTGTGTTTGAGGAAGATATAACCGAAGATCTCTATTCAACAAATGAAAAATCATGGCTAGTGGTCTGTGGTGACGTGCTTCTCTTGATCAAACTTGTGGAGGCGGGGAGAAGGATGCGCTCGGAGGCCTTCCAGTTCATGGCCTTCAAGCTTGAGTCAGTGGACACCATGACCAAGAAGGCAAGGTGGGTGAAGGTGAACGAGTTAGATAACTGGGACATCTTTATCAGCGTTGACGAGCGGTGTGAGGCGTTGCCGTGCATGAACCCGAAGGGATGGGGAGGGAGGAGCAACCACATATACTTCCCGAGTTATCAGTCTGAAAAACCTTGGGCTGTAGTGCAACTATGGCAAAAATGTTATTATCATTCGACACAGCTCTTCAACACTGGAAGACGGTACCTGAAATTGGAGTCAACCTGGGTCTTCCCCGCGCGTTTCCTCGTTCCGTCCTGCGATGATCTTACGGCCGTGAGTGCGGTTGGTGATTAG